The window TGCAGCCTGCAACAGTGATAACACAAAAATCGATGATGGTAAAACTGCTGAAACAACCGTAACGGCCGGTGACTCTGTTGACCACACAATTACAGGGATCGATCCCGGCTCAGGACATATGGAATTAACAGCAAGAGCTCTTAAAGAATATGACCTGACAGATTGGAATCTCACATCAGGCTCAGGCGCCGCAATGACTGCTGCTTTGAAAAAAGCATACGATAAAGAAGAACCTATAATCGTAACTGCCTGGAGTCCACATTGGATGTTTTCAAAATTCGATTTAAAGTATCTGGATGATCCTAAACTGGTCTACGGCGACTCTGAAGAAATTCATTCGATTGTTCGCACAGGAATGAAGGAAGATCTCCCTGAAGCTTATACAGTATTTCAACGATTTAATTGGGATATGGATGATATGGGAGAAATCATGATTGCAATTGAAGACGGGACAAAACCGGAAGAAGCAGCACGAACATGGATTACCAGCAATAAAGAAAAAGTGGCGGTATGGACAGATGGCGTACCTAAGGTGAATGGCGATGAGATCAATCTGGTGTACGCCCCTTGGGACAGCGAGCTTGCCAGTCATAATATGATGAAACTTGTCCTTGAAGATCTTGGTTATAATGTCAATTTGTCGATGGTGGAACCAGGTCCTATGTTCTCAGCAATTGCTGATGGAAGTGCTGATGCAACTTTCGCTGCTTGGTTGCCGAATACCCATAAAACTTATGTAGATAAATTTGATGGTAAGTTAGATGATATTGGTATTAATATGGTAAACGTAAAACAAGGATTAGCTGTGCCGACCTATATGAAAGATATCAATTCCATTGAAGATTTAAAAAAGTAATTTTATAAAACCAGCCCATTGCTTTTAGCGGTGGGCTGATTTGCATTCAACACCCCTTGTTTTCATATATATATGTTGAATTAAAGAATCCCATTGAATCTGCTGTGGCACTCAATAATGAGAGAGTTGTAATTCGGGGGTGGATTGTTGAACGCTTGGCGCTTCGGGGATGCCAGGGTGTTCATTATCGAGAGAAATGTGATATTGAGATTTAGTATGCCAAGATTATAAGGTGATTACTAATTGATGCTATATAAATTGAAATAAAAATTTCCATTGAACCGCTACGGCGCTAGGGGATGCCTCCCTCCATAAGCCAAGCAGCTGCGCCGCCAGTCTTATGGCTTCGGCTACCCCTGTTAAGGCGCCTTCGCTCAGTTTATACACCGGAATCAGTATTTCAACATATATAATTATATTCAAGAAAGACGCACGCTAGATTGCAGATTTCATCACAGATAACGAATTGTGCTTTCTCAAATAGACCATCCAGCGAAGGAGCGTCTTCGTGGTAGCCGGAGCGATAAGACTGAAAGTGCTCTTCTTTCTGGCTTATCGCGGGAGGCATCCACAAAGCGTCGAAGCGGTATTAGCAGGAATTCTAATTCATTCCTCATGTTTTGGGACATTCGTTGATCACATTCGATCGATTTATGACACTCCTGGTTGTAGGTCTCATCCCCGAAAATGAAATGCGCTTTCTCACATCGACTATCCAGCGAAGGCGCGTCTTCGTGGTAGCCCGAGCGATAAGACTGAAAGTGCTCTTCTTTCTGGCTTATCGCGGGAGGCATCCACAAAGCGCCGAAGCGATATTAGCGGGATATTTAATTCATTACTCCTGTATTGGGACATTCGTTGATCACATTCGATCGATTTATGACCCTTCAGGTTGTAGGTCTCATCCCCGAAAACGAAATGCTCTTTCTCACATAGACCATCCAGCGCAGGCGCGTCTTCGTGGTAGCCGGAGCGATAAGACTGAAAGTGCTCTTCTTTCCGGCTTATCGCGGGAGGCATCCACAAAGCGCCGAAGCGATATTAACAGGATTTCTGATTCACTCCAAGTATGGAGATATTCGTTGATCACATTCGATCGATTTATGGCCCTCCAGGTTGTAGGTCTCATCCCCGAAAATGAAATGCGCTTTCTCACATCGACCATCCAGCGCAGGCGCGTCTTCGTGGTAGCCGGAGCGATAAGACTGAAAGTGCTCTTCTTTCTGGCTTATCGCGGGAGGCATCCACAAAGCGCCGAAGCGATATTAACAGGATTTCTGATTCACTCCAAGTATGGAGATATTCGTTGATCACATTCGATCGATTTATGGCCCTCCAGGTTGTAGGTCTCATCCCCGAAAATGAAATGCGCTTTCTCACATCGACCATCCAGCGAAGGCGCGTCTTCGTGGTAGCCGGAGCGATAAGACTGAAAGTGCTCTTCTTTCTGGCTTATCGCGGGAGGCATCCACAAAGCGCCGAAGCGATATTAGCAGGAACTCCAATCCTCTCCAAGTATTGGGTCATTCGTTGCTCACATTCAATCGATTTATCCCGCATTAACGGGCAGTAAGACCCCCACTTCAAGTCTTCAAGGAAACAAGAAGAGTAAGTGGGGGATCAACTGCCCATAAAAGCCCGAATGGTTCAACTAACAATCAGTGGGGGATGAGGAAAACCCCCACTGATTGAGTTTCACTTTATGACACTCCAGGTTGTAGGCCTCATTCCCGAAAACGAAATACATTTTCTCAATATAGACCATCCAGCGCAGGCGCGACTTCGTGGTAGCCGGAGCGATAAGACTGAAAGCGCTCTTCTTTCTGGCTTATCGCGGGAGGCATCCACAAAGCGGCGAAGCGGTATTAGCAGGAATTCTGATTCTATCCATTGTAAAGCGCCTATGCCGTATTCATTTGTTCAACATATATAGCACGGATTATCACCGTTAGTTTTCACATAGTCTTTTGACAACTGTTTTTTGCTGTGGTTTGATTATATAACAGGTTGACAATTAAACTAGCTATGTCGAAATGAAGAATCACATTGAATCCGCTTATGGCGCTATCAGTCTTATGGCTACAGCTTCCCCTTTTAGGCGCCTTCGCACATTTTATATAGATATTCATTTGTTCAACCTATATAGCTATCACTTCTTTGGGAAAGTGGGTATATACCTAAAATGACAATTCATACTGCAGAATTGAAAAACTTATCAATCGGATTACCGAAAAAAATGAAATATGGTAATGGTAAAGAAATGGATACTGGTATATGTAAAGATATGATTCAAGAGACCTTTTTAACAAAAGATGGATTTCAGGGAGATGGCGTAGCGGATTTGCGCCATCACGGGGGCCTCGATCGCGCTGTTTGTGTCTATCCGCATGAGCATTATTCGCTATGGGAGCAAGAGCTTAATAACCCTTTACCTCCGTCAGCTTTTGGAGAAAATATAACAGTCACTAACATGTTGGAACAAGACGTTCATATTGGTGACATCTTCCGGCTTGGGGATGCTGTTATTCAAATAACGCAAGGCAGAATTCCATGCAGCACGATTACAAAGAGAACTGATATGCCTCCCCTTCTCAAAAGAATGGTGGAAACCGGGTTCACAGGTTATTTATGTCGTGTTTTAGAAGAAGGCGCTGTGCGAAAAGATTCGACAATTGCATTGGTAAAATCTCATCCGAAACAGGTATCCATCCTTTTTGCGAACCAGATTTATTTTCATCACCCAAAGAATATTGAAGGCATAAAAAAAGTGTTAGACGTTCAAGAATTGGCTCTGGACTGGCGTGAGCGGTTGACCAAGCGATTGGAGCAATTAACAAATCCAGTTTAAAAATTTTCTACCTGTTTTTATTGGATTTACTAAAAAAGCAATTCCACATGGATTTCACTGTGGAATTGCTTTTTTGTTTATTTCAATAAACCCACCTTCAACTTTCCGGGTCAATCAAGTAATTTGCTAATTGATTCTTCACTGTTCACCAAAAGACTAGTCGAGAACTTTGCATAGACGTCTACATTGTTACCAAGTCATCTCAATCAATTGCTTCATCGCAGAAGGTTTGGTCTCGCCAGTTTCTTTATCGATTATGGATGTGTACAAATGTGGGATGACGGTTTCTGCACCATTATCCAGACATGTTTGTACAATTATATGGACATTATCCAGCGTAATGCCGCCTGTTGGTTCAATGATTTTGATACCCGCTTTTACTGCTGCCCGCGTCATGACAGCTAATTCTTCCAGCCTCTTTTCACCTTCGATAGGATATAATTTGACAGAAGAAATCCCCAGTTCGGCAATCATAGCTGCCGCAAGTTCGCATGATACCCTTTCTCGGTAGACCGAACTAACTGGACCTGTGGAAATATACACTTGACCAGGCATGCCAGTCGGTTCGACCAAAGAATTGATCACGGGAACATTTTCTGTAGTTTGTTCCATTCTTCCAAGCGTATAACCCGATGCCGGGAATACTTGGTTAATATGATCTGGTAAAGTTGCCACAGATACATTTGCAACTTTTTTCCACATATTAGGATCACCTGCACCTAATCCCACTGAAACGAGGATATTATTATCCTTGAATTCTTTTACTAACTCGATAGCAGCCTCTTCTGTCGGGAAGTTCTTGACCATTACCCCGACTAATACACGTTCCTTCGCAATTTCCACAAGCTCCTGTGCATTGTTCAAATCCTTGGCCAGCACGTTAAAAACGACTTGATGTTTAAATGACATCATCTCACTCCTTGAGCTAGAACTAGTTTGATTGTTTCTGCAATGATTTCTTCTTGTCCCTTAAGTAAGGGCCTTGGATCAACAGATAATATTCCAATGTTCACATAATGATGTCGTAAAAAAATGGCTGGATTTCCTGACTCCAATGCATGTAACAACGCTTCTGCGTCCATGCCAGCTTCTTTACTATCCACTTCAATATTTGCGCGGTAAATCGCTCTACCTGCCTCATCCTGTTTGACTGAGCATGTTAATCCCGAAATCCCGTTTAAATCATTGCAGAGTTTCTCCATTTGACTAAGTTGATCCTCTACATCTGTAGCTTTATCGGCATATTGCTTAAGAGCAACAATCAATCCAGCCATTCCTTCTTTTCCAATCTTCATCGGACGACCAATTCCTTTATATTGCTTCCGGCATGCTTCCATTAATTCTTTTCTACCACAAATGAACCCTGATGTTGGACCTTCCAATGCCTTACCGCCACTATATATCACGATGTCCGCACCCATCGCAATATATAGTTTGAAATCCTCTTCTGCTGCAGCGTCAATAATGATTGGAATGTGATGCTTCTTCGCAATTTCGATCATTGTTTCAATCGATTGCATCCCTTTTTGAATCGCATGATGAGATTTAATATACATCAAAGCAGCAGTGTGTTCATTGATTGCTTCTTCGATATGCTGTGCCTCCACTTTGTTTGCTTGACCGACTTCTACCACTTTGCCGCCGCCCAAACTGATCATCTGTGCGATACTCGCTCCAAAATGGATTTGCTGCCCTTTTTGAACAATCACTTGATTTTTCAAGCCATCTGAATTCGGTAATCTTTCGATATGTGTCAGGTTTTTACCGGCGATGATTGCTGCCGTACTAATTGCAATTCCCGCCGCTGCGCCGCTCGTTGGACAGCCATCCTCAGCTCCTGTAACTTCACCAATTACAGTTCCTGTAAGTTCCATGATTTCATCGATATCGACATAATCTTGAGAAGCCTCTTTCAATGTTTGTGCAACTTCCTCACTAACTGCTGAAGCACCAAGAGCCGTCATTTTTCCACTCGCATTAATAACTTGTTTTAATCCTAATCGTTTAAAAACGCTCATCTTTTTCACCTCAGTCTAATGGAATCGGGAAGAATGCTCCAAAAAGCATTGCTCCTAAAATTGCTCCGCCTACAATAGGCTTCTTTCCTGCGTAAAATAGAGCAGCTCCAATAACAGCTCCAACACCAATTGGAATAGACGCAGATGCGGCGGAAATGATAATTAAAGGTCCTAAAAATCTTCCTGATGCATTTCCCGCTCCCATCATCACATCTGCTCCAAAAGTAGAATTTGATTGACCGACTGTAAGTTTACGTATCACAATTACAATATATCCTATAGCAAGACCTAAAATAGCACCCGTCAGCAAAGCTAGCCCAAAGTTTTCAAGTGGTGCGGTGATTCCAGAAGCAAGAAGTAATGCAGGTACTCCTATTCCGAGCCCCGTTTGAATCGCCCCGCCAATATCTAATATCCCAACAAGGGAACCTTCCAAAATACGTGCGAATAGAAAACTTGCCCCAAATGCTGCCGCTACCCCATAGCCGCCGCCCTGCATACCTACTTCAAGCATCGCAACAATCGCAACATCATTAAACGCCCCGATTTTATAGACATAATACATATGGGTTCCCGCAAATACGCCGGATGACAAAAGGGCAACAAAAATTGGAAATGACCAGTCAGCGTACCAAAAACTTTTCATATTAATTTCATTGTTCTCCCCCACCTACTTCACCTCATATCCGATTAATTTGTGTAAATTGATCAACCATTCAGGTGCTTCAAGATTAAATCCTTGCAGGAACTGAATATCGAATCCGCGGAAAAATCCACTAAATACAAACAATAAGATAACAGAAGCCAATAACGTCTTCGTAATCTTGTTCCAACCGCCATCATCTACGCCTTTCCCGATTAAAATCCCCAACACGACACCAGGTACTGCATTTCCCATAACCATATGTGCCGCCCCGCCGAAAATTGTCCCCCAAATTCCGGAGCGTTTACCTGAATCCAAGGCAGCCAACCAGAAAATTACCGGCATAACAGGATTAATGAGCAAGTTCGCTGCTGGAACCAATACTTTTAACGCAATTGCTTGCAACGATTCAGGAATTGCTGAAGCCGTTGAATTCAAGAATGTAACTACGAGTACTCCGATAATCGCTCCTGCAATTGCCATCTTCTTTGGATTATGCAATGTATCTTCTGCACGTTTCCCTTTTCTCATTAACACAGCTGCCGCCCAGTTCGGTATAATGCGGTGGTCAACGTCTTGTGTGAACGCACCGGCACCAACTGAAGATGCCCATGCATTAAAGAAGAATCCTAAACCGAATGAAAAGTGTGACGCAGCGTCCCCTGCGCATGCATTTAGCTCCCCCAGCGTTCGAAATGCGCCCATCCCTTGTGAGGTAGGAGCGTGAAACATCCGGGCTGCACCGGCACCTACGCCGAATCCCACAGCTCCTCCAATAATGATGGACTTAATGATGATCGCGACTATTTCCACTGTTATCCCCCTTTTATTCCAATATGACTATCCGAAAATATTGCTCTTCAAACTGTTTCCTTGTTCAATTTTTGTGAAATTGATTTCTTCCACATCTAATAGAAATAATTTTACGTCTACTTCAAGTACGACTCTGTATTTACTTCTTTCACGTGGTGCAAAGATGAACAAAAAGCGTTCAATATAGGAAGTTTCCATCGCTTCTACGACATCAACATTTACAGGTTCAATTCGAATAATCATATTTCCTTTATAGTCTTTCATAATTTTCTTCTGAATATTTCCAAGGGCAAAATTGAGTGCTTTTTCTTTTGAATCCCCTTTCCCCTCAATCCGGACCTTTGTTTCAATGACCTTTCTCATAACATCAGCCCCTTAGTTTAATGAATTCTTCCGTGAGTCTTCTCCCTAATTCTTCCGAGTCATTGAAGCCAAAACCAAGAACTGTTTTTCCTTCCCTAAGCGCTGTTAACCCCTCGTCAACAGAACGCATGCCGTATTGTGCAGGGTATCCATATTTTGACTGCGCTGTAATCGCCCCTGCTCCCCCGCTGCCGCAGAAAGAAATGCCCATATCCGCATTCTCCTTATTCATCGTATCTCCCAGTTTCATATCGGCAGCCATTCCACTAATAACGATTGCCTTGCCTCCAGCTGCCTCTACGCCTTTTCCAACATTTTGTCCTTTTCCTAAACGATCACCAATCACCACAATAATTTTACTCATCCTTTATTCCCCCTATTTTTTAATTTAATTTTGCAGTTTCAAAATGAATCGACAAAAGATACTTTTCATCATCTTGTAACTCACTAAGTTGCTTGCAAATATCACTTGCCATCTCAATGGAATCTTGAGAGACTTCTTTAAAAATTTCTTTTTCAAGCGCAGGAATCTTTTCCTTATACGTCGAACGATAAACCATTCCAGAAACGTGTGAAACGAATGACAGCCACTGCGTTTCAGTCATTTTAATCTCCTTATCTCCTAAAACTTTTTGTGAATAGGCTAAGACTTCTATACATAAGTCTGCATCACCGCTTTTACCTATTAGCTCGTGCTCCTTTAAACTCTGTGGATTCATCGTTGTACACTACCTTCCCATTTCTCAACACCATATACGGTTTAAGTATTTGATTTACTTCAAGTTCCGCTCCCTCTGAGTCTATTAAGATTGTCCGTTGCTCCATTTTTTTAAAAATCGTAATATCGGCTGTTGTTCCCAGGGCGAGCGTTCCTATATCCCTTGTCCCCAAAGCATTTGCCGCTCCCAATGTGACCGACTTTACTACCTCAATTAACGGGACTCCAAGCTCCAATAGCTTGGTCATCGTATGCATTAGGCTACAAACCGGATTTTCATAGTTTTTAATATATATATCTGTACTGGTTGTAAATGGATTATTATATCTCTCTCTGAATTTCAGCAACGTTTCATAGCTAAAACTGGAGGTGCCGTGTCCGATATCGAATAATACGCCCCTCTTTAAAGCGTCCAGCGCTTCTGGTATAAGCTCGCCACTCGCATCCATAATCCCATGCTTCTTCCCATGAAATGCGTGTGTTACGATATCTCCTTTACGTAGAAGGGGGAAAATTTCTTGTAGATTTGGAGGTGGGTTTCCGATGTGGACCATAATTGGAACGTTTAGCCGATCCGCTACTATACGGGCATGTTTGAGAGGTTTAATGCCACTATTTTTAACAACACTCCCACTCATTCGTGCCTTCAACCCAACAATGCTTAGTTCCTTGTTAAAAATCTCTTCTGCTTCTTCCAGGCTCATTAAATCTTCCAGATTTGCTAGTTCAGAAAGACCGCTAGTTAAACCTTTTCTTGAGATATTAAGGAATGCAAGAACCTCTGTTTGACTCGGTTCAACCACTTTTTCCTTAAAAGCCGCATAATCTGAATAGCCGGCACTGCCTGCATCCGCCACTGTTGTCACGCCCTGCTCTATGCCAACCAAATCCGCATCAATCCCAAGTTCGGTATGTCCGGTGAAAATATGAACATGCATGTCAATGAAGCCTGGCGAAACATAGCATCCTTCAGCATCGATATATTTTACATTTTGGGAACGATTCTCTTGCGGTGCTACCAGTACTCCGTTTCGCACTGCAATTTCTTTTATTTCAATTGTGTCTTGTTCTGGATCAATAACATATCCGTTTTTTATGATGATTTCATCTATCATAAGAACACCTCCAGCTAGTTTAAATAGTGCAGTATTGCAATAATTTCTGCTTCGTGTGTTTTCAACTCATGCGCTTCTAAAATGTCTTTAATCTTTTTAATAGCTTCCTTGTCATATGAATGATTGTGGGAATTTGAATAGTTATCGTATTGTTTGTCGAAATAATAGCGATGGACCATTAAAAAAATATGTAGCATAAGTGCCTGCTTCTTTGAAACCCCTATTTCATCCGTAAAAGCCAACTGAATTTCTTGGTTAATCTCAAAGCCTTTTAAGATAATTTCTTGACTGATGAATTCAGGATCAAGACTACTTATTTTTTCATCATTGCTTTCCAGTAAATTGTTAAATTGAAAGTTTTTATAACGAAGTAATTCTTTCACCTTACTTTTTATTGTTTCAATATCCCTTTTACTTGGTAGCGGATCTACGATTACTATCGGAAGATCTGTTTCAATTGGAAAGACGCTAATGATGAAATCAACTTCTTCTTGGATGCAAATTTCATCCACTTCCATAATCGAACAATTTTTAACGATTTCAATATCAAAAATTTCTCTTTCAACTCGATTTTTTATAAGACGCGCCACGCCTCTTCCGGTCGAGCAAACATATAACGTGCGGATTTTCCCTTTTTGATTGAATCTCTTTTCGAAAGAGACAATGAAATGGAGCACAATTAACGATACAAATGAATCCGGCACTGAAACTTTTTGGGGCGTCAGATATATTTGACACGCTTTTTGGATAGTTGAGAATAAAACTAAGTAGTTTTTCTTTAATTCTTTGGTGAAAGGGTTGATTTCAGTAAAATTGATTTCCCCTTTTTGAAAACGTAAAGAAAGATGAGCAAAAAGATTATTATAAAGTTTTGGGTCCTTATGGTAGTGGATTCCCTGTATATCGCTGACATATTGGATTATCTCTTTTGTTACCTTAACGATGTCAATTTGATTGAGATTGTTATCTCTATCTCCCGTGATATAGCGGTATTCCTCTTCAAACAAAGGATATTGCATTTGCGCATAGACCTTTTCCATTAGCTGAACCGTTAAATTAGTGTGATCTGCTTTATTTAAAATGCGATAGTCTTTCATCGTAAATCCAGCGTTCATGCGAGTAATCGAGATTGTCAGTCTGAACAAAATTCTCAAGACATCTGATTCATGGAGTACATGCTTAGGTTGTGATGAAAACAACTCAGCCATCTGCTTTTCAACGACTTTATAAAAAGGGAGGATGTCTGCAAATAACATAGGATCTTCAGCTAAAGTATCCCTACTGGTAACTCCACTCATAATTTTATAGACTTCATTATTTGTCAAATCAGCATGAATCAAATGCTCGAACAGTAACCTTAACGAAAGTTCTTCACCTATAAGTTTATAACCGGTTCCATGTTTTCTTTCTAACTCGATTTTCCAAGGTTGAAGCAATTCAACCAGTTGCTTAATATCATTCAAAGATGTATTCCTGCTAACATCAAGCCTCTCGGAAAAAGTAGATGCAGTTATATATTCTGTGTTTACTAGCATATACAAAATCATTTTCGCTACTCTTGCTTCTTGATTTAGATATACATCTGTTCTTTCAATTTCCGGCAGACTATGAATGATTTCTACTCTTTTTTCCTCACCGCACTCAATCCAAATCCCTTTATTAGGCTGTGAAAACACCTCGATCCCTTGAACATGAAACCACCCTTTCACGTCCTCCAAGTCATACTTAATCATTCGTGTGCTTACATTGAATTCTTCTGCCAAATCCTTCAAGTACACAGAACCATTGGTTTCTAATAGCTTCGCCAACAACTGAAACCCTCTTACAGTCAGCATCCCTATCACCCCCCTATAGTTATTTGGGTTTCTTCTGATACACAAAACGTGAGAAATGCACAAGCTTTTGGTCAGTGCCACTGGTGTCTAAATATGACAGATTACCATTCTCACGTTATCCACAGTACGTTTTTTTATAATTTCCTAAGCAGACACATGACCATTCCCTTTACTCTGAATCCGTAAAAAGTCAGAAAATAAATAGTTGTTTACATTCTCTATTTTAAACTTTCCACCAATTTAGATAAAGACAAAATCCTTTCCTCATAGACAGGGAAGGATTTTGGGGGCTTGGTAAGACATATATCACCATCCTGTTCAATACTAACCGCCATCCAAGTGAAATGGCAGAAGTCTCTTTAGTAGTAGTCAGCATGATAACTTAAAAAGCTATCCTACCGTGGTTTTTTCCACAGCAGGATAGCTTTTTTCAGTTCAATAAACCGGCCTTCAATTTCCCGTGCCATTCAAGTAAACTAGTCATTGACTCTTCATTAATGGCACCTTTTTCTTGTGCGGCTTCAGCAAGCGCACCAAAATCAGTGAGGCTCTTGTAAGTCAGTCCTGCAGACGCGAATGTTTCATCTGCACTTTGCAGTTCATATGTAAAGATAGAAACAACGCCAGTTACTTCAATTCCTTCAGACCGCAGTGCTTCTGCTGCATTCAAACTACTGCCACCCGTTGAAATCAAATCTTCGATAATAATTGCTTTGTCTGTATCGAGTATTTTACCCTCAATTTGACGACTGCGACCGTGTCCTTTAGCTTTTGACCGGATATACACCATCGGCAGTCCAAGAATGTCTGCAACCCAAGCCGCGTGTGGAATTCCAGCCGTAGCCGTTCCCGCGATGACCGTTGTTTCAGAATAATTTTCACGAATCAATCCTGCAAGTCCTTCTGCAATTTTTTTCCGTCCAACCGGATCGGACATCGTCAATCGGTTGTCACAGTAGATAGGGGACTCAATACCTGAAGCCCACGTGAACGGCTCCTCCGGACTTAATTCTACTGCCCCTACATTCAACAGGATTTCAGCAACATCTTTTTTCACCATTATTTTTCTGTCCCCTTCCATAGTGCATTTATGTATTCGTAGGCTGCCCGCGGATCTGTTGCGCCCGTAATTGCCCGGCCGACTACGATATGTGTCGATCCCGCAAGACGCGCTTCTTCAGGTTTCGCAATTCGTTTCTGATCATGTGCTCCGCCATCTGCAAGGCGTATGCCAGGTGTCACTTTGAAAAAAGATTTTCCGCAAACATCTGCGATGGCTATGGCTTCATGAACAGAACAAACGACACCATCAAGACCTGCTTCTTTCGTGAGCTTAGCATAATGAAGGACTGATTCTTGTAGCCCAACACCTATCAACTGCTCTTCACGAACTTGACGTTCGTCTGTAGACGTCAGTTGTGTAACACCGATTAGTGATGGACGTGATAATCCGGATGGCGTCCCTTTATCCAACCCTTCAAGAGCCGCCTCCATCATTGTCTTCCCACCAGCTGCATGAACATTCACAAGGTCAACACCGAATCCCGCAAGCACTTCCATCGCTGATTTCACCGTGTTGGGAATATCATGCAATTTCAAATCAAGGAACACATCATAGCCTTGTTCTTTTAACCGAGCCACAATCGCAGGCCCTTCTTTATAATAAAGTTGCATGCCTACTTTGACATTGACGTCTCCATCAAAAGCGTGTAGGAAGTCGAATGTCTTTTCAGCCGAATCAAAATCGAGCGCTATAATCGGTGATGTTTTCATAGACGGTGACTCCTCCCTATCAGTTCAGAAATATGATGAATGCCAAGCTCGTCCAACTTAGCTGGTAATTGTTCAATGATTTGTGGACAAATAAATGGATTAACGAAGTTCGCTGTTCCTACCGCGACAGCACTTGCACCCGCAGACATAAAGTCGATAATGTCAGCTGTTTCTGTGACACCACCCATTCCAATAATCGGAATATTAACCGCCTTACTTACTTCATAGACCATCCGAATCGCAACTGGTTTAACAGCGGGGCCAGACAAACCACCTGTCCCGTTCGCGATAACGGGACGACCTGTTTTCTGATCAAGACGCATACCGACAAGTGTATTAATCATCGTAATACCATCTGCGCCGCCCGCTTCGACAGCCTGTGCAATTGCCACAATGTCAGTGACATTTGGAGACAATTTGACATACACCGGAACTGAAGACACTTCTTTTACCGCTCTCGTCAGCTCTTTAGCGATTTCAGGATCTGTTCCAAAAGTAATGCCCCCCGCTTTGACATTCGGACAGGATATATTCAACTCAAGCGCTTTGACATTGGGTGCTTGGGATACAGCTTTCGCCACTTCCACATAGTCCGCAGTTTCAGTACCCGCAACGTTCGCGATGATCGGCACATCAAACTGTTCAAGCCAAGGCAACTCGCCTTCCAACACACCTGTTAATCCCGGATTTTGTAATCCGATTGCATTCAGCATACCTGATGCCGTTTCTGCAACACGCGGTGTCGGATTGCCGAGCCTCGTTTCAAGTGTTGTAGCTTTGATCATAATTGCGCCAAGCAGTGACAAATCATATAGTTGGCCATACTCTTTA of the Sporosarcina sp. FSL K6-1508 genome contains:
- a CDS encoding dihydroorotate dehydrogenase, which translates into the protein MNRLSIELPGLSLKNPIMPASGCFGFGKEYGQLYDLSLLGAIMIKATTLETRLGNPTPRVAETASGMLNAIGLQNPGLTGVLEGELPWLEQFDVPIIANVAGTETADYVEVAKAVSQAPNVKALELNISCPNVKAGGITFGTDPEIAKELTRAVKEVSSVPVYVKLSPNVTDIVAIAQAVEAGGADGITMINTLVGMRLDQKTGRPVIANGTGGLSGPAVKPVAIRMVYEVSKAVNIPIIGMGGVTETADIIDFMSAGASAVAVGTANFVNPFICPQIIEQLPAKLDELGIHHISELIGRSHRL
- a CDS encoding BglG family transcription antiterminator, producing the protein MLTVRGFQLLAKLLETNGSVYLKDLAEEFNVSTRMIKYDLEDVKGWFHVQGIEVFSQPNKGIWIECGEEKRVEIIHSLPEIERTDVYLNQEARVAKMILYMLVNTEYITASTFSERLDVSRNTSLNDIKQLVELLQPWKIELERKHGTGYKLIGEELSLRLLFEHLIHADLTNNEVYKIMSGVTSRDTLAEDPMLFADILPFYKVVEKQMAELFSSQPKHVLHESDVLRILFRLTISITRMNAGFTMKDYRILNKADHTNLTVQLMEKVYAQMQYPLFEEEYRYITGDRDNNLNQIDIVKVTKEIIQYVSDIQGIHYHKDPKLYNNLFAHLSLRFQKGEINFTEINPFTKELKKNYLVLFSTIQKACQIYLTPQKVSVPDSFVSLIVLHFIVSFEKRFNQKGKIRTLYVCSTGRGVARLIKNRVEREIFDIEIVKNCSIMEVDEICIQEEVDFIISVFPIETDLPIVIVDPLPSKRDIETIKSKVKELLRYKNFQFNNLLESNDEKISSLDPEFISQEIILKGFEINQEIQLAFTDEIGVSKKQALMLHIFLMVHRYYFDKQYDNYSNSHNHSYDKEAIKKIKDILEAHELKTHEAEIIAILHYLN
- the pyrE gene encoding orotate phosphoribosyltransferase, which encodes MMVKKDVAEILLNVGAVELSPEEPFTWASGIESPIYCDNRLTMSDPVGRKKIAEGLAGLIRENYSETTVIAGTATAGIPHAAWVADILGLPMVYIRSKAKGHGRSRQIEGKILDTDKAIIIEDLISTGGSSLNAAEALRSEGIEVTGVVSIFTYELQSADETFASAGLTYKSLTDFGALAEAAQEKGAINEESMTSLLEWHGKLKAGLLN
- a CDS encoding PRD domain-containing protein → MNPQSLKEHELIGKSGDADLCIEVLAYSQKVLGDKEIKMTETQWLSFVSHVSGMVYRSTYKEKIPALEKEIFKEVSQDSIEMASDICKQLSELQDDEKYLLSIHFETAKLN
- a CDS encoding amidohydrolase/deacetylase family metallohydrolase, with translation MIDEIIIKNGYVIDPEQDTIEIKEIAVRNGVLVAPQENRSQNVKYIDAEGCYVSPGFIDMHVHIFTGHTELGIDADLVGIEQGVTTVADAGSAGYSDYAAFKEKVVEPSQTEVLAFLNISRKGLTSGLSELANLEDLMSLEEAEEIFNKELSIVGLKARMSGSVVKNSGIKPLKHARIVADRLNVPIMVHIGNPPPNLQEIFPLLRKGDIVTHAFHGKKHGIMDASGELIPEALDALKRGVLFDIGHGTSSFSYETLLKFRERYNNPFTTSTDIYIKNYENPVCSLMHTMTKLLELGVPLIEVVKSVTLGAANALGTRDIGTLALGTTADITIFKKMEQRTILIDSEGAELEVNQILKPYMVLRNGKVVYNDESTEFKGARANR
- the pyrF gene encoding orotidine-5'-phosphate decarboxylase — its product is MKTSPIIALDFDSAEKTFDFLHAFDGDVNVKVGMQLYYKEGPAIVARLKEQGYDVFLDLKLHDIPNTVKSAMEVLAGFGVDLVNVHAAGGKTMMEAALEGLDKGTPSGLSRPSLIGVTQLTSTDERQVREEQLIGVGLQESVLHYAKLTKEAGLDGVVCSVHEAIAIADVCGKSFFKVTPGIRLADGGAHDQKRIAKPEEARLAGSTHIVVGRAITGATDPRAAYEYINALWKGTEK